One genomic window of Trichlorobacter lovleyi includes the following:
- a CDS encoding amino acid ABC transporter ATP-binding protein — translation MIRVAHLSKTYGEVTVLKDISLSVAKGEVISIIGPSGTGKSTFLRCLNLLEQPSGGSIAVDGIDLLDRKSDIPRIRQRMNMVFQSFNLFSHLTALENLTIGPIKLLGMPKGEAEQKALEILKLVGLAEKADSFPDELSGGQKQRVAIARCLAMNPEIILFDEPTSALDPTMVSEVLAVIRRLAKDGMTMLIVTHEMDFARDVSSRVLYMDEGLIYEEGTPQQIFENPQQEKTRAFINRIRSFSYGISSADYDLYAMNAEIEIFCERQILPRKTRHNLLLLVEELLQIHAPLLATTPLDLTIAYSEKKESLEIILENRGEAINLLDKDRLPDELGLNIITHLAEQIDYQRNNGINRVTVLMKRG, via the coding sequence ATGATCAGGGTCGCACACCTCTCAAAGACCTACGGTGAGGTCACCGTACTGAAAGATATCTCCCTCAGCGTTGCCAAGGGAGAAGTCATCTCCATCATCGGACCGTCCGGCACCGGCAAATCCACCTTCCTGCGCTGCCTCAATCTGCTGGAACAACCCAGCGGCGGCTCAATCGCCGTGGACGGGATCGACCTGCTGGACAGAAAGAGCGACATTCCCAGGATCCGGCAGCGGATGAACATGGTCTTTCAATCCTTCAACCTCTTCTCCCACCTGACCGCCCTGGAAAACCTGACCATCGGCCCGATTAAACTGCTGGGCATGCCAAAAGGCGAGGCAGAACAGAAGGCCCTGGAGATCCTCAAACTGGTGGGGCTGGCTGAAAAGGCCGACAGTTTTCCCGATGAACTGTCCGGTGGTCAGAAACAGCGGGTGGCGATTGCCCGCTGCCTGGCCATGAATCCGGAGATCATCCTGTTTGACGAACCGACTTCGGCCCTTGACCCCACCATGGTCAGCGAGGTACTGGCGGTCATCCGGCGGCTGGCCAAAGACGGCATGACCATGCTGATCGTCACCCATGAGATGGACTTTGCCCGTGATGTCTCCAGCCGGGTACTCTACATGGACGAAGGCCTGATCTATGAAGAAGGCACTCCGCAGCAGATCTTTGAAAACCCGCAGCAGGAAAAGACCAGGGCCTTTATCAACCGGATCCGCAGCTTCAGCTACGGCATCAGCTCAGCTGACTATGACCTGTATGCCATGAACGCGGAGATCGAGATCTTCTGCGAGCGGCAGATCCTGCCCAGAAAGACCCGGCACAACCTGCTGCTGCTGGTGGAGGAACTGCTGCAGATCCATGCCCCGCTGCTGGCCACGACCCCCCTTGACCTGACCATCGCCTATTCTGAAAAGAAGGAGAGCCTGGAGATCATCCTGGAGAACCGGGGGGAGGCAATCAACCTGCTGGATAAAGACCGCCTGCCCGATGAGCTGGGACTGAACATCATCACCCACCTGGCAGAGCAGATCGACTACCAGCGCAACAACGGCATCAACAGGGTGACGGTGCTGATGAAGAGGGGGTAA
- a CDS encoding ABC transporter permease subunit (The N-terminal region of this protein, as described by TIGR01726, is a three transmembrane segment that identifies a subfamily of ABC transporter permease subunits, which specificities that include histidine, arginine, glutamine, glutamate, L-cystine (sic), the opines (in Agrobacterium) octopine and nopaline, etc.) codes for MKKAVHLALVLLVLSIFFSGCSKNEKSIAGFADAQNARIGVMTGSTGEAVAVKRFPKAQVKSFDDIMDAVAAIKSGQLDAIITLFPAALQVSKKNPELRILPEPLDFEDTAIAVKKGNDQLLATVDRIVAALKADGTLADMEKRWLKPDLSPYQERAIVLPRQGNALKIGVSATREPFSFVDDHGRVSGFDGELARIIAAKLERPVEFSNMKFMALIPALQSGKVDLIISGMTATNERKKTVNFTQPYFANKQVMLVRKPAAAFHPKSELNSINSLKGKRICVLAGSAGDVAARKAFPGSEFQTFTASADAALAIKTNKADAFVYDKSVLLNLVEKNPELMILDQAVDKLEVAAAVRKDNTALLASMNKALQGLKQEGELQRLRTKWVDTRYAVTPQLPPAKAVHTNGVLRMGTCANLEPFSFQSNGIITGLDRELSQLIGERLNKEIEIVDMNFEALIPALQSGKIDFALSNFNVTEERKKLVSFSVPYITNDISVLVRKTGASATTAVPSFLSGLVTSFQSNIIMERRYLLILDGLKTTVIISVFATLFGTLLGALICFMRMAKSRLLSAPARLYIAILRGTPVLVLLMLIFYVVFASVNINPVIVAVIAFGMNFGAYTAEIFRTGIEGVEKGQTEAGISLGFTRTSTFFQIVLPQMVRRILPVYKGEFISLVKMTSIVGYIAVQDLTKASDIIRSRTFDAFFPLVMVAILYFLISWTLMQSLEYLERITDPKYKKRKAGRA; via the coding sequence ATGAAAAAAGCTGTACATTTGGCACTTGTTCTTTTGGTGCTGAGTATTTTCTTTAGCGGTTGCAGCAAGAATGAAAAAAGTATAGCCGGTTTTGCCGATGCCCAAAATGCCAGGATCGGCGTGATGACAGGTTCAACCGGCGAGGCTGTTGCTGTCAAGCGGTTTCCCAAGGCCCAGGTCAAGAGTTTTGATGACATCATGGATGCTGTTGCTGCCATAAAATCAGGGCAGCTGGATGCGATCATCACCCTGTTTCCCGCTGCCCTGCAGGTCTCAAAAAAGAATCCTGAATTAAGAATCCTGCCGGAACCGCTTGATTTTGAAGATACCGCCATTGCCGTCAAAAAAGGCAATGATCAGCTGCTGGCAACGGTGGATCGGATTGTTGCTGCACTGAAAGCTGACGGCACGCTGGCGGATATGGAAAAACGGTGGTTGAAGCCTGATTTAAGCCCGTACCAAGAACGTGCCATTGTTCTTCCCAGGCAGGGTAATGCACTCAAAATAGGGGTGAGTGCCACCCGGGAACCGTTCAGTTTTGTGGATGACCACGGCAGGGTGTCTGGCTTTGACGGTGAGCTGGCCCGTATCATTGCTGCAAAACTTGAGAGGCCCGTTGAGTTTTCCAATATGAAGTTTATGGCATTGATTCCGGCCCTGCAGTCAGGCAAGGTTGATCTGATCATCAGCGGCATGACCGCAACCAATGAACGTAAAAAGACGGTCAATTTTACCCAACCCTATTTTGCCAATAAACAGGTCATGCTGGTCAGAAAGCCTGCTGCTGCCTTTCACCCCAAGTCCGAGCTGAACTCGATCAACAGCCTGAAAGGGAAGCGGATCTGCGTCCTGGCCGGTTCTGCCGGTGATGTGGCGGCCCGTAAAGCCTTTCCCGGTTCAGAGTTTCAAACCTTTACAGCATCAGCGGATGCTGCCCTGGCAATCAAGACCAATAAGGCCGATGCCTTTGTCTATGACAAAAGCGTGCTGTTGAATCTGGTTGAAAAGAACCCGGAGCTGATGATTCTTGATCAGGCGGTGGATAAACTGGAGGTGGCTGCAGCGGTCAGAAAGGATAATACGGCGCTGCTTGCAAGCATGAACAAGGCATTACAAGGCTTGAAACAGGAAGGTGAACTGCAGCGCCTGAGAACAAAATGGGTTGATACAAGATATGCCGTCACTCCGCAGTTACCGCCCGCCAAGGCTGTGCATACCAACGGTGTGCTGAGAATGGGAACCTGCGCCAACCTTGAACCGTTCTCGTTCCAGTCTAACGGCATCATCACCGGGCTTGATCGTGAGCTGAGCCAGCTGATCGGGGAGCGTCTCAATAAAGAAATCGAGATCGTTGATATGAACTTTGAAGCCCTGATTCCAGCGCTGCAATCAGGCAAGATTGACTTTGCACTTTCCAATTTCAACGTGACAGAAGAACGGAAAAAGCTGGTCAGTTTTTCTGTTCCCTATATTACAAATGATATATCGGTGCTGGTCAGAAAGACCGGCGCGTCTGCGACAACAGCCGTTCCTTCCTTCCTCAGCGGTCTTGTCACCAGTTTTCAGAGCAACATCATCATGGAGCGGCGTTATCTGCTGATCCTGGACGGCCTCAAGACCACCGTGATCATCTCGGTCTTTGCCACCCTCTTCGGTACCCTGCTGGGGGCGCTGATCTGCTTCATGCGGATGGCAAAGAGCCGTCTGCTCTCTGCTCCTGCCAGGCTCTACATCGCCATCCTGCGGGGCACACCGGTACTGGTGCTGTTGATGCTGATCTTCTATGTCGTCTTTGCCTCAGTCAACATCAACCCGGTCATTGTGGCGGTGATCGCCTTTGGCATGAACTTCGGCGCCTACACCGCCGAGATCTTCAGGACCGGCATCGAAGGGGTGGAAAAGGGACAGACCGAGGCAGGTATTTCACTGGGATTCACCAGGACCAGTACCTTCTTCCAGATCGTACTGCCCCAGATGGTGCGGCGGATCCTGCCGGTCTACAAGGGGGAGTTCATCTCCCTGGTCAAGATGACCTCCATTGTGGGCTACATCGCCGTACAGGATCTGACCAAGGCCAGCGACATCATCCGCAGCCGCACCTTTGACGCCTTCTTTCCCCTGGTCATGGTGGCCATCCTCTACTTCCTGATCTCATGGACACTGATGCAATCCCTTGAGTACCTGGAACGGATCACCGATCCCAAATACAAAAAGAGAAAGGCAGGCAGGGCATGA
- a CDS encoding ABC transporter ATP-binding protein, translating into MNRTVLAADRVSKSFDLKGSGLGAGNKLRLKAVDTVSLSLTAGETLGIAGESGCGKSTLAKLITGLLQPDSGVVSFQGNDIRQLAAPDARQFRRSVQMVFQDPFSSLNPRMRIGDTIAEPLLIHKLCDVNRVRETSVNLMEQVGLSGDQYDRFPHEFSGGQRQRIGIARALAAKPAVLIADEPVSSLDISIQAQIINLLQDLKQQHGLSLLMVSHDLGVLRHICDRIAVMYLGAVVELAPASDLFTRCRHPYSQALLTAIPSIHKVSGKSCRPLRSHDVPSAANLPEGCRFHPRCPYAEEICRKQSPPLQEQHPGHLAACHLSGRIFID; encoded by the coding sequence ATGAACCGAACGGTCCTGGCTGCAGATAGGGTGAGCAAGAGTTTTGATCTGAAAGGATCAGGTCTTGGCGCGGGGAATAAACTACGGCTCAAGGCGGTGGATACCGTCTCTCTGAGCCTTACAGCCGGAGAAACCCTTGGCATAGCCGGGGAATCGGGCTGTGGCAAGTCAACCCTTGCCAAACTGATCACCGGGCTGTTGCAACCGGATAGTGGTGTGGTCAGTTTTCAGGGCAACGATATCAGACAGCTTGCTGCGCCGGATGCCCGGCAGTTCCGTCGTTCGGTCCAGATGGTATTTCAGGACCCGTTCTCATCCCTGAACCCCCGTATGCGGATCGGTGATACCATCGCTGAACCGCTCCTGATCCATAAGCTGTGTGATGTGAACCGGGTCCGGGAAACCAGCGTCAACCTGATGGAACAGGTTGGCCTGTCCGGTGACCAGTACGACCGTTTTCCCCACGAATTTTCAGGGGGTCAGCGTCAAAGGATCGGCATTGCCCGTGCCCTGGCTGCCAAACCTGCCGTGCTGATTGCCGACGAACCGGTATCATCACTTGATATTTCCATCCAGGCCCAGATCATTAATCTGCTGCAGGATCTCAAACAACAACATGGCCTGAGCCTGCTGATGGTCAGCCACGATCTGGGAGTACTGCGCCATATCTGCGACCGGATAGCGGTTATGTATCTGGGGGCTGTGGTTGAATTGGCACCGGCCAGTGACCTGTTTACCCGTTGCCGTCACCCCTACAGTCAGGCCCTGCTGACTGCAATCCCCAGCATTCACAAGGTTTCCGGGAAATCCTGCCGGCCACTGCGCTCCCATGACGTGCCATCTGCTGCCAACCTGCCGGAGGGGTGCCGTTTCCACCCCCGTTGTCCCTATGCTGAAGAGATCTGCCGAAAGCAAAGCCCTCCGCTGCAGGAACAGCATCCAGGCCACCTTGCAGCCTGTCATCTCAGTGGCAGGATATTCATCGATTAG
- the tgt gene encoding tRNA guanosine(34) transglycosylase Tgt, giving the protein MNFTLVKKDAQSAARLGILQTSHGEIQTPIFMPVATHGAMKPLTPAQIHETGAQIILSNTYHLHLQPGEGLVKKAGGLHRFMAWEKPILTDSGGFQVFSLPKKRITEEGVFFKHELTGEEIYLDPAKAIGIQQELGSDIMMAFDECIPYPCDKAYAEQSTRKTIRWLKECQKAWTNRETQALFGIVQGSVYEDLRIMCAKEMRKLDLPGYAIGGVSVGEGLELLKKVVGWTAPHLPEDKPRYLMGVGLPEDILESVERGMDMFDCVIPTRYARSATLFTRRGKIRVTNKNYKRDFFPVDPSCSCYTCQNFSRAYLHHLFAANEVLSAVLSAIHNVTFYLQMMAEIRQAIADNRFMAYKQAFLAEYLASEKQSQGSKKHLK; this is encoded by the coding sequence ATGAACTTTACCCTCGTAAAAAAAGACGCTCAATCAGCCGCCCGGCTCGGCATCCTCCAGACCAGCCATGGCGAGATTCAGACTCCGATCTTCATGCCGGTGGCCACCCATGGGGCCATGAAACCTCTGACACCGGCTCAGATTCACGAGACAGGGGCACAGATCATCCTCTCCAACACCTATCACCTGCACCTGCAGCCCGGTGAGGGGCTGGTTAAAAAGGCCGGTGGACTGCACAGGTTCATGGCCTGGGAAAAGCCGATCCTGACCGATTCCGGCGGGTTCCAGGTTTTTTCTCTGCCCAAGAAGCGGATCACTGAAGAGGGTGTCTTTTTCAAGCATGAGCTGACCGGCGAAGAGATCTACCTTGATCCGGCCAAGGCGATCGGTATCCAGCAGGAGCTCGGCTCAGACATCATGATGGCCTTTGATGAGTGCATCCCCTACCCTTGCGACAAGGCCTATGCTGAACAGTCCACCCGGAAGACGATCCGCTGGCTGAAGGAGTGCCAGAAGGCCTGGACCAACCGAGAAACCCAGGCCCTGTTCGGTATTGTACAGGGCAGCGTGTATGAAGACCTGCGGATCATGTGCGCCAAAGAGATGCGCAAGCTGGATCTGCCCGGCTATGCCATCGGTGGTGTCAGCGTGGGCGAAGGACTGGAGCTGCTTAAAAAAGTAGTGGGCTGGACCGCGCCGCACCTGCCTGAGGACAAACCGCGCTACCTGATGGGGGTCGGCCTGCCTGAAGACATACTGGAAAGCGTTGAGCGCGGCATGGATATGTTTGACTGTGTGATCCCGACCCGTTACGCCCGCAGTGCCACCCTGTTTACCCGTCGGGGCAAGATCAGGGTCACCAATAAAAACTACAAACGGGATTTTTTCCCGGTTGATCCCTCCTGCAGCTGCTACACCTGCCAGAATTTCAGCCGGGCCTATCTGCACCATCTGTTTGCCGCCAACGAGGTGCTTTCGGCCGTGCTATCCGCCATTCATAACGTCACCTTCTACCTGCAGATGATGGCAGAGATCCGCCAGGCCATTGCAGACAACCGCTTCATGGCCTATAAACAGGCCTTTCTGGCCGAGTATCTGGCTTCAGAAAAACAGTCCCAAGGATCAAAGAAACACTTAAAATGA
- a CDS encoding SpoIIE family protein phosphatase: MPGKSSIVVRLVFVITLCCSSIFAAALGYNYYRSRQILEQELENNARNLAMSLVHRVETELVAVAKVTEGVARSLETGRYSEQELLALIRATVEKNPEIYGSTVAFEPYAFSRSTRLYAPYFYREKGSIAFSRLEKAYQHVPYLYWDWYQIPRELGKREWSEPYFDEGAGNISMSTCSVPFYDAANGTRRLKGVVTADISLDSLTKLISSTRILKTGYAALLSRNGMLLAHPLKDAVMNETFFSIAEERKDPSLRELGKKMIRGESGFILYTSLVGVRSWMYYTPIRSTGWTLAVVFPEVELLENVRRLSMTMAAMGLVGILVLTAAVVSIASSITKPLRSLAAATHVLASGNFDLDLPPIRTKDEVGLLTHDFQMMKESLKEYIRDLTETTAAKERIQSELKVATDIQASLLPRLFPAFPDRPEFDIFASMDPAKEVGGDFYDFFFIDEHNLCFLIADVAGKGVPAALYMMVAKTLLKSEGQRLGEPDQILGYVNNVLASDNDSCMFATVFCGILDVRTGEVRFANAGHNPPLLIESRRIRYLDLKPGFVLGPLQDMAYTAERLILQPGDTLFMYTDGVTEATNSADELYGEEQLLQALQRVPDQELTDMVHYIRGEITRHANGAPQSDDVTMIAIKYRGMQDDRKG, encoded by the coding sequence ATGCCCGGTAAAAGCAGCATTGTCGTCAGGTTGGTGTTCGTGATCACGCTCTGCTGCTCATCTATCTTTGCCGCAGCACTCGGCTATAACTATTACCGTTCCCGGCAGATACTTGAACAGGAGCTGGAAAACAACGCACGCAACCTAGCCATGTCACTGGTGCACCGGGTGGAGACAGAGCTTGTTGCGGTGGCCAAGGTGACGGAAGGGGTGGCCCGTTCACTGGAGACCGGTCGCTATAGCGAGCAGGAACTGCTGGCGCTGATCCGGGCAACGGTTGAGAAAAACCCCGAAATATACGGATCTACCGTGGCCTTTGAGCCCTACGCCTTTAGCAGATCTACCCGCCTGTATGCTCCCTATTTTTACCGTGAAAAGGGATCGATTGCCTTCAGTCGCCTGGAAAAGGCCTACCAGCATGTGCCGTACCTCTACTGGGACTGGTACCAGATCCCGCGGGAACTGGGCAAACGTGAATGGAGCGAACCGTATTTTGATGAAGGGGCCGGCAATATTTCCATGTCCACCTGTTCGGTGCCCTTCTACGATGCGGCCAACGGGACAAGGCGGCTCAAGGGGGTTGTGACGGCTGATATCTCACTGGACTCCCTGACGAAGCTTATTTCCTCTACCAGGATACTCAAGACCGGCTATGCCGCGCTTCTTTCCCGTAACGGGATGCTGCTTGCCCATCCGTTGAAGGATGCGGTCATGAATGAGACCTTCTTCAGCATTGCCGAGGAACGCAAGGATCCGTCACTGCGGGAACTGGGCAAAAAGATGATCAGGGGCGAGTCCGGGTTCATACTCTACACGAGTCTGGTGGGGGTCAGGAGCTGGATGTACTACACACCGATCAGATCGACCGGATGGACGCTTGCCGTGGTGTTTCCCGAGGTGGAGCTGCTGGAAAATGTCAGACGGTTGAGCATGACCATGGCCGCCATGGGGCTTGTCGGTATCCTCGTTCTGACTGCGGCAGTGGTTTCAATTGCCAGTTCCATCACAAAACCGCTGCGTTCGCTGGCTGCAGCAACCCACGTGCTGGCATCAGGAAACTTTGATCTGGATCTGCCGCCGATCCGCACGAAAGATGAAGTCGGTCTGCTCACCCATGACTTTCAGATGATGAAGGAGTCCCTCAAGGAGTACATCAGGGATCTGACAGAGACCACTGCTGCCAAAGAGCGGATTCAGAGTGAACTCAAGGTTGCCACCGATATCCAGGCCAGCCTGCTTCCCCGTCTGTTTCCCGCGTTCCCGGACCGTCCTGAGTTCGATATCTTTGCCTCAATGGACCCGGCCAAAGAGGTTGGCGGGGATTTCTATGATTTCTTTTTTATTGATGAGCATAACCTCTGCTTCCTGATTGCTGATGTGGCTGGCAAGGGGGTACCTGCCGCCCTGTACATGATGGTGGCAAAGACCCTCCTGAAGTCTGAAGGTCAGCGGCTGGGGGAGCCTGACCAGATACTGGGATACGTGAACAACGTGCTTGCCAGCGACAATGACAGCTGTATGTTTGCTACGGTTTTTTGCGGCATTCTGGATGTCAGAACCGGCGAGGTCCGTTTTGCCAATGCGGGTCATAATCCGCCGCTGTTGATAGAGTCCCGGAGAATACGTTACCTGGACCTGAAACCGGGCTTTGTGCTGGGTCCCCTGCAGGATATGGCCTATACAGCCGAGCGCCTTATCCTGCAGCCGGGAGATACGCTGTTTATGTATACCGACGGCGTTACCGAGGCGACCAACAGTGCTGACGAGCTGTACGGGGAAGAACAGCTGCTGCAGGCCCTGCAACGTGTTCCCGATCAGGAGTTGACTGATATGGTGCATTATATTCGTGGCGAAATTACACGCCATGCCAATGGGGCTCCGCAATCCGACGACGTTACCATGATCGCCATAAAATATCGGGGAATGCAGGATGACAGGAAAGGGTGA
- the eno gene encoding phosphopyruvate hydratase codes for MSEIVDIYAREILDSRGNPTLECEVFLESGAFGRAAVPSGASTGEREALELRDGDKGRYLGKGVLQAVDNVNNRIADELIGMEASDQVGIDQRMLEMDGTESKSNLGANAILGVSLAVAKAAAEEAGLPLYKYIGGANARELPLPMMNIINGGAHADNNVDIQEFMIMPAGACCFAEALRMGAEIFHALKGVLKAKGYNTAVGDEGGFAPNLKSNEEALEVIMEAIVKAGYKPGDDVLLALDVASSELFDKEKGTYTLENEPQKEKTREEMVAFYENLVNKYPIISIEDGMAENDWDGWKLMTDRLGKKIQIVGDDLFVTNPAILKEGIQKGIANSILIKLNQIGTLTETLEAIEMAKRAGYTTVISHRSGETEDTTLADLAVAVNAGQIKTGSLCRTDRVAKYNQLLRIEDELDTTAEFKGHNVFYNIKK; via the coding sequence ATGAGCGAAATCGTTGATATCTACGCACGGGAGATCCTTGATTCCCGCGGTAATCCAACCCTTGAGTGCGAGGTTTTTCTTGAGTCCGGCGCCTTTGGCCGGGCAGCCGTGCCCTCCGGTGCATCAACCGGTGAACGTGAGGCGCTGGAGCTGCGTGATGGCGATAAAGGCCGCTATCTTGGCAAGGGTGTTCTGCAGGCGGTTGACAACGTCAACAACAGGATTGCTGATGAACTGATCGGCATGGAAGCCAGTGATCAGGTGGGCATTGACCAGCGCATGCTGGAAATGGACGGTACCGAGTCCAAGAGCAACCTGGGTGCCAACGCCATCCTGGGGGTTTCTCTGGCCGTTGCCAAGGCTGCTGCTGAAGAGGCAGGCCTGCCGCTCTACAAATATATTGGCGGCGCCAATGCCCGCGAACTGCCGTTGCCGATGATGAACATCATCAACGGTGGCGCCCATGCCGACAACAACGTGGATATCCAGGAATTCATGATCATGCCGGCCGGTGCCTGCTGTTTTGCCGAGGCGCTGCGGATGGGAGCCGAGATCTTCCACGCCCTGAAAGGGGTACTGAAGGCCAAGGGCTACAACACTGCCGTGGGTGATGAGGGCGGCTTTGCCCCCAACCTGAAGTCCAATGAAGAGGCCCTGGAAGTCATCATGGAGGCGATTGTCAAGGCCGGTTACAAGCCGGGCGATGATGTGCTGCTGGCCCTGGATGTGGCCTCATCCGAACTGTTTGACAAGGAAAAAGGGACCTACACCCTGGAGAACGAGCCTCAAAAGGAAAAAACACGGGAAGAGATGGTTGCGTTCTACGAAAACCTGGTCAACAAGTACCCGATCATCTCCATTGAAGACGGCATGGCTGAAAATGACTGGGATGGCTGGAAGTTGATGACCGACCGCCTGGGCAAGAAGATCCAGATCGTGGGCGACGACCTGTTTGTGACCAACCCCGCCATCCTCAAGGAAGGTATCCAGAAAGGGATTGCCAACTCAATCCTGATCAAGCTGAACCAGATCGGTACCCTGACCGAGACCCTGGAAGCGATTGAGATGGCCAAGCGGGCCGGTTACACCACCGTGATCTCGCACCGTTCCGGCGAAACCGAGGACACCACCCTGGCTGACCTGGCTGTGGCCGTCAATGCCGGACAGATCAAGACCGGCTCACTCTGCCGTACTGACCGGGTAGCCAAATACAACCAGCTGCTGCGGATTGAAGATGAACTGGACACCACTGCAGAGTTCAAAGGACACAATGTTTTCTATAACATAAAGAAATAG
- a CDS encoding ABC transporter substrate-binding protein — MTILPHSQRNHTGWPWLRQISALLLFVLCSAPWFPAGAAEAVLKKASLMPLWSPQAQFAGYYVALDKGIYARHGIDLKILKAGPGYSPAQTLQEGKADFAVLWLTTALQRRSAGVKLVNLAQIIQRSSMMLIAKKSSGIKTVKDMSGRKVGMWGGELSIPPRALLDRYGVKVREVPQSHTINLFLRGGIDLTSAMWYNEYHVMLNAGLDPDELQLFPLHELGMQYPEDGIYTLEKTLHNDPALARAFVAASLEGWRYAFAHPDETLDIVIKYMREAQVPANRVHQKWMLERMQDLIMYDVPQGLPGQLKQQDYEGVGRALRATGLIRSYPDYATFSGRSNAR, encoded by the coding sequence ATGACCATCTTACCCCACTCACAACGCAATCACACCGGATGGCCCTGGTTGAGGCAGATCAGCGCACTGCTGCTGTTTGTGCTCTGCTCAGCCCCCTGGTTTCCTGCCGGCGCCGCTGAAGCTGTCCTGAAGAAGGCCTCCCTGATGCCGCTCTGGAGCCCCCAGGCCCAGTTTGCCGGGTATTATGTGGCCCTTGACAAAGGGATCTATGCCCGCCACGGCATTGACCTGAAGATCCTCAAGGCCGGGCCGGGCTATTCTCCTGCACAAACCCTGCAGGAGGGTAAGGCGGATTTTGCCGTGCTCTGGTTGACAACGGCTCTGCAACGCCGCTCTGCCGGTGTCAAACTGGTGAACCTGGCGCAGATCATTCAACGGTCCTCAATGATGCTGATCGCTAAAAAATCCAGCGGTATTAAAACTGTTAAGGATATGAGCGGCAGGAAGGTGGGGATGTGGGGCGGAGAGTTGTCAATACCGCCGCGCGCCCTGCTTGACAGGTACGGGGTCAAGGTGCGGGAGGTTCCCCAGTCCCACACGATAAACCTCTTTCTGCGTGGTGGCATCGATCTGACTTCTGCCATGTGGTACAACGAATATCATGTGATGCTCAATGCAGGGCTTGATCCCGATGAATTGCAGCTCTTCCCGCTCCATGAACTGGGGATGCAGTACCCGGAAGACGGGATCTACACACTGGAAAAAACATTGCATAATGATCCGGCACTGGCACGGGCCTTTGTGGCGGCATCGCTGGAGGGATGGCGTTACGCCTTTGCCCATCCGGATGAGACGCTGGATATTGTCATCAAATATATGCGTGAGGCTCAGGTGCCGGCCAACCGGGTTCATCAGAAATGGATGCTTGAGCGGATGCAGGACCTGATCATGTATGACGTACCGCAGGGACTGCCCGGTCAGCTTAAACAGCAGGATTATGAGGGGGTTGGTCGCGCCCTGCGTGCAACTGGTCTGATCCGGAGCTACCCCGACTATGCCACCTTCAGCGGGAGGTCCAATGCCCGGTAA